Proteins co-encoded in one Nitratireductor kimnyeongensis genomic window:
- a CDS encoding ABC transporter ATP-binding protein, with amino-acid sequence MSIVAEKIALNVDGDDWLYPFDLTLEPGSFTTVVGPTRAGKTSLLRILSGLTKPSSGRLLVDGVDMTGVNVRKRSVGMVYQEFVNYPAKTVFENIAAPLRNAGESNEAIRQRVTDVADIVGISNLLDRFPLELSGGQQQRVAIARTIARKRQLILLDEPLVNLDYKLREHLRGEFRRIFADSQTIAVYASSEPTEALVLNGDVVIMSEGHLVQHGAAEEVYRSPRNVTAARQVSEPPVSLLPASLELDGARRKWFAGDTEIGPEPVHTSALDAGDYQLGVFPHHLFTDQSATGIPAQVDFIEVSGSNTFIYARACGAMLAIKERGINDYVIDQTVHVRFDPAHMLVFDRSGALVASPNGGAANG; translated from the coding sequence GTCCGACGCGCGCGGGCAAAACTTCATTGCTGCGCATCCTTTCCGGCCTGACAAAACCGAGCAGTGGGCGGCTTCTGGTCGACGGCGTCGATATGACCGGCGTCAATGTCCGCAAGCGGTCGGTCGGTATGGTCTATCAGGAGTTCGTCAATTATCCTGCCAAGACCGTTTTCGAAAACATTGCAGCGCCTCTGCGCAATGCCGGCGAAAGCAATGAAGCGATCAGGCAGCGCGTCACGGATGTCGCTGATATTGTCGGAATTTCCAATCTTCTTGACCGGTTCCCACTGGAGTTGTCCGGTGGTCAGCAACAACGTGTCGCCATTGCTCGAACCATTGCGCGGAAGAGGCAGCTCATATTGCTGGATGAGCCACTGGTGAATCTGGACTACAAGCTGCGCGAACACTTGCGCGGCGAGTTCCGTCGAATTTTCGCCGACAGCCAAACCATTGCCGTTTACGCCAGTTCCGAACCAACCGAAGCTCTTGTGCTGAACGGCGACGTCGTGATCATGAGCGAAGGGCATCTGGTTCAGCACGGTGCTGCCGAAGAGGTTTACCGGAGCCCGCGAAACGTGACGGCAGCAAGGCAGGTCAGCGAGCCACCCGTCTCGCTTCTTCCTGCAAGTCTCGAGCTTGATGGCGCTCGCCGCAAATGGTTCGCCGGCGATACCGAGATCGGCCCAGAGCCCGTCCACACCTCCGCTCTGGATGCGGGCGACTACCAGCTTGGCGTCTTTCCTCATCATCTCTTCACCGACCAGTCGGCAACAGGGATCCCGGCCCAGGTAGACTTCATCGAGGTTTCTGGCTCCAACACCTTCATCTATGCGCGCGCGTGCGGCGCCATGTTGGCCATCAAGGAGCGCGGCATAAACGACTACGTGATCGATCAGACGGTGCATGTGAGGTTCGACCCGGCCCACATGCTGGTTTTCGATCGGTCCGGTGCCCTGGTAGCCAGTCCGAACGGGGGGGCGGCCAATGGCTGA